A genomic region of Pseudomonas sp. KU43P contains the following coding sequences:
- the csiR gene encoding DNA-binding transcriptional regulator CsiR has protein sequence MDLTDLAETTSDAAYSRLKTDILRGAYRPGEKLLMSALKDRYAVGVGPMREVLARLVGERLVSAINQKGYRVATMSLDEMVDVYKARAHLEAMIVGLAVEKGDEAWEASIVASAHTLSKVVELHTPQEMVDVWDARHKAFHNAIASGCGSKSLLQARAFLQDQAERYRQIWLKRTVLSEEALRLKREEHAELVSTILGRDAQKASKMMLEHLMTPVPIITRIIEREAGIL, from the coding sequence ATGGACCTGACCGATCTCGCCGAAACCACCTCCGATGCCGCCTATTCGCGCTTGAAGACCGACATTCTCCGTGGCGCCTACCGCCCCGGAGAAAAGCTGTTGATGAGCGCCTTGAAAGACCGCTACGCCGTCGGCGTGGGGCCAATGCGCGAGGTGCTGGCGCGGTTGGTGGGTGAGCGGCTGGTCAGCGCCATCAACCAGAAGGGCTATCGGGTGGCGACCATGTCGCTGGACGAGATGGTCGATGTCTATAAAGCTCGGGCCCATCTGGAGGCCATGATTGTCGGGCTGGCGGTAGAGAAGGGCGATGAAGCCTGGGAAGCGTCCATCGTGGCCAGCGCGCACACCCTGTCGAAAGTGGTCGAACTGCACACCCCGCAGGAAATGGTCGATGTCTGGGATGCCCGGCACAAGGCGTTCCACAATGCCATTGCCAGTGGCTGCGGCTCCAAGAGCCTGCTACAGGCGCGGGCGTTTCTCCAGGATCAGGCCGAGCGTTACCGGCAGATCTGGCTCAAACGCACCGTGCTGTCCGAAGAAGCCTTGCGCCTCAAGCGCGAAGAGCACGCCGAACTGGTCAGCACCATCCTCGGGCGCGATGCGCAAAAGGCCAGCAAGATGATGCTGGAGCACTTGATGACGCCCGTCCCCATCATCACCCGCATCATCGAACGCGAAGCCGGCATTCTCTAA
- a CDS encoding XRE family transcriptional regulator, with protein sequence MTMHEEVEALAILIHDLRKFKNLTLGELAERVDRSVGFLSQVERGVSRPTVADLTAISETLGVSTAYFYNLSKPREVSWVTRPHERRTLYLASGITDVLASPTIAGAFSMLDSRLEPGASSGEQYLSDRSEQGCFVLEGELTVWLDDGDAVTLQANDSFQLQPHAHFRYANLTDKLTRVLWVFN encoded by the coding sequence ATGACGATGCATGAAGAGGTTGAAGCCCTGGCGATCCTCATTCACGACCTGCGCAAGTTCAAGAACCTGACACTGGGCGAGCTGGCCGAACGGGTGGACCGTTCGGTGGGCTTCCTTTCCCAGGTGGAGCGGGGTGTCTCGCGGCCTACCGTGGCAGACCTGACCGCCATCAGCGAAACACTCGGTGTTTCGACGGCGTACTTCTACAACCTGAGCAAGCCTCGCGAAGTCAGCTGGGTGACGCGCCCCCACGAGCGGCGCACCTTGTACCTGGCCTCGGGCATCACCGATGTGCTGGCCTCACCGACCATCGCCGGCGCCTTCTCGATGCTCGACAGCCGCCTCGAACCAGGTGCCTCCAGCGGCGAGCAGTACCTGAGCGACCGTTCGGAGCAGGGCTGTTTCGTGCTCGAAGGCGAACTGACGGTCTGGCTGGACGACGGCGACGCCGTGACCCTGCAGGCCAACGACAGCTTCCAGCTGCAACCCCACGCGCATTTCCGTTACGCCAACCTGACGGACAAGCTCACCCGCGTGCTCTGGGTCTTCAATTGA
- a CDS encoding glutamine synthetase family protein, translating into MTVIFPDLLTEVRAFRAAHPDVRYVDLIALDIPGHFYGKRYPMDMLEKVAAGTPLKLPQNCVLLGTQGGLYPIGDYCFADGDPDAPRRLVPGTLKPVRWEKEVIAQMLITSDGTAKPIEFEPREVLARVIERLARRGIRPVVAFELEFYLFDRKLKDGLPQFPRDSATDDEDDQPNMHIERLSRFSSVLHEMVDVANEQGVPANVITAELGPGQFEINFSHSDDPLSAADWSALFCRSTRGVAMKHGHRASFMSKPYLDAPGSGMHVHVSLYDNDGNNILAGREQRNLRHAVAGCLELLPHCMPIFAPNHNAYRRYGAMVNAASRASWGFEDRDACIRIPESDPRNLRIEHRLAGADANPYLVLAAILTGMEHGLDRGVEPIAPLNDNRQSGIDFPKDALSAVAAMRHHPVVNEGLGSEFVMVYCENKRQEQLDFLNEINAREYRWFM; encoded by the coding sequence ATGACTGTCATCTTTCCGGATCTGTTGACTGAAGTACGCGCCTTCCGTGCAGCACACCCAGATGTGCGCTATGTCGACCTGATTGCATTGGATATTCCCGGGCATTTCTATGGCAAGCGCTACCCCATGGACATGCTGGAAAAAGTGGCCGCAGGCACCCCGCTGAAGCTGCCGCAGAACTGCGTGCTGCTGGGCACCCAGGGTGGCCTCTACCCGATTGGCGACTATTGCTTTGCCGACGGTGACCCGGATGCGCCACGGCGCCTGGTGCCGGGCACCTTGAAACCGGTGCGCTGGGAGAAAGAAGTGATCGCGCAGATGCTGATCACCTCGGACGGCACCGCCAAGCCTATCGAGTTCGAACCCCGTGAAGTGCTTGCGCGTGTGATCGAGCGCCTCGCCCGGCGTGGCATCCGCCCGGTGGTGGCCTTCGAGCTGGAGTTCTACCTGTTCGACCGCAAGCTCAAGGATGGCCTGCCGCAGTTCCCACGCGACAGCGCGACCGACGATGAAGACGACCAGCCGAACATGCATATCGAACGGCTGTCGCGCTTCTCATCGGTGCTGCACGAGATGGTCGATGTGGCCAACGAGCAGGGTGTACCGGCGAACGTGATCACGGCGGAACTGGGCCCTGGCCAGTTCGAGATCAACTTCTCCCACAGCGACGACCCGCTGAGTGCGGCGGACTGGTCGGCGCTGTTCTGCCGCAGTACCCGCGGTGTGGCGATGAAACATGGCCACCGCGCAAGCTTCATGAGCAAGCCGTACTTGGATGCCCCGGGCAGTGGCATGCATGTGCATGTGAGCCTGTACGACAACGACGGCAACAACATCCTTGCCGGCCGCGAGCAGCGCAACCTGCGCCATGCGGTGGCGGGGTGCCTGGAGCTGCTGCCGCACTGCATGCCGATCTTCGCCCCCAACCACAACGCCTATCGCCGCTACGGCGCGATGGTCAACGCAGCAAGCCGGGCGAGCTGGGGCTTTGAAGACCGCGATGCGTGCATTCGCATCCCTGAGTCCGACCCGCGCAACCTGCGCATCGAACACCGCCTGGCCGGCGCCGATGCCAACCCGTACCTGGTGCTGGCGGCGATTCTGACCGGGATGGAGCATGGCCTGGATCGCGGCGTCGAGCCGATCGCCCCGTTGAACGACAACCGCCAGAGCGGCATCGACTTCCCCAAGGATGCCCTGAGCGCAGTGGCCGCCATGCGTCACCACCCGGTGGTCAACGAAGGGCTGGGCAGTGAGTTCGTGATGGTCTATTGCGAGAACAAGCGCCAGGAACAACTGGATTTCCTGAATGAAATCAACGCACGCGAATACCGCTGGTTCATGTAA
- a CDS encoding gamma-glutamyl-gamma-aminobutyrate hydrolase family protein, with translation MPRVPVIGITACTRMIEQHATQTISEKYARAAANAACGLPIVIPSLAELMDTADILDTVDGLIFTGSPSNIEPFHYNGPASAPGTHHDPLRDATTLPLMRAAIAAGVPVLGICRGFQEMNVALGGTLHQKVHETGVFMDHREGKDEPVAKQYGPRHKMHIQPGGLMDRMGIPAVIDVNSIHGQGIDVLAPGLRVEAIAPDGLVEAISVEHGKGFALAVQWHPEFQVMDNPHYLTIFQSFGKACRHRSVLRQLMLKSA, from the coding sequence ATGCCACGTGTGCCAGTTATCGGCATTACTGCATGCACCCGCATGATTGAGCAGCATGCAACCCAGACGATCAGTGAGAAGTATGCGCGCGCTGCCGCCAATGCAGCGTGTGGTTTGCCTATCGTGATTCCCAGTCTCGCTGAGTTGATGGACACCGCCGACATACTCGACACGGTGGATGGGCTGATCTTCACCGGTTCGCCGTCCAATATCGAACCGTTCCACTACAACGGCCCGGCCAGCGCGCCGGGTACCCATCACGACCCTCTGCGCGATGCCACCACCTTGCCGCTGATGCGTGCGGCCATCGCGGCAGGTGTGCCGGTGCTCGGCATCTGCCGTGGCTTCCAGGAAATGAACGTGGCGCTGGGTGGCACCCTGCACCAGAAGGTGCACGAAACCGGCGTGTTCATGGACCACCGCGAAGGCAAGGACGAGCCCGTGGCCAAGCAATACGGCCCGCGCCACAAGATGCATATCCAGCCTGGCGGGCTGATGGACCGCATGGGCATTCCGGCGGTCATCGACGTCAATTCCATCCATGGCCAGGGCATCGATGTGCTGGCGCCCGGGCTGCGGGTAGAAGCCATTGCACCCGACGGCCTGGTGGAAGCGATTTCGGTCGAACACGGCAAGGGGTTTGCCCTGGCGGTGCAATGGCACCCGGAGTTCCAAGTCATGGACAACCCGCATTACCTGACGATCTTCCAGTCATTTGGCAAAGCTTGCCGGCATCGCTCGGTATTGCGCCAATTGATGTTGAAGTCGGCCTGA
- a CDS encoding aspartate aminotransferase family protein translates to MSDKNSQTLAWQAMSRDHHLAPFSDVKQLAEKGPRIITSAKGVYLWDSEGNKILDGMAGLWCVAVGYGRDELAEVASKQMKELPYYNLFFQTAHPPALELAKAIADVAPEGMNHVFFTGSGSEGNDTVLRMVRHYWAIKGKKDKKVIIGRINGYHGSTVAGAGLGGMSGMHEQGGQLPDIVHIPQPYWFGEGGDMTEAEFGVWAAQQLEEKILQVGVDKVAAFIAEPIQGAGGVIIPPQTYWPKVKEILAKYDILFVADEVICGFGRTGEWFGTDYYDLKPDLMTIAKGLTSGYIPMGGVIVRDTVAQVISEGGDFNHGFTYSGHPVAAAVGLENLRILRDEKVIEQVREKTAPYLQQRLRELADHPLVGQVRGLGMLGAIELVKDKATRTRYEGKGVGMICRQHCFDNGLIMRAVGDTMIIAPPLVISLEEIDELVEKARKCLDLTYQAIR, encoded by the coding sequence ATGAGTGATAAGAATTCGCAGACCCTGGCCTGGCAGGCCATGAGCCGTGACCACCACCTGGCACCGTTCAGCGATGTCAAGCAACTGGCCGAGAAAGGCCCACGCATCATCACCTCGGCCAAGGGCGTGTACCTGTGGGACAGCGAAGGTAACAAGATCCTCGACGGCATGGCCGGCCTGTGGTGCGTGGCCGTCGGCTACGGCCGTGATGAACTGGCCGAGGTGGCCAGCAAGCAGATGAAGGAACTGCCGTACTACAACCTGTTCTTCCAGACCGCGCACCCGCCGGCGCTGGAACTGGCCAAGGCGATTGCCGACGTGGCGCCCGAGGGCATGAACCATGTGTTCTTCACCGGCTCCGGCTCCGAAGGCAACGACACCGTGCTGCGCATGGTTCGCCATTACTGGGCGATCAAGGGCAAGAAGGACAAGAAGGTCATCATTGGCCGCATCAACGGCTACCACGGCTCTACCGTGGCGGGCGCGGGCCTGGGCGGCATGAGCGGCATGCACGAGCAGGGCGGTCAGCTGCCGGATATCGTGCACATCCCGCAGCCGTACTGGTTCGGTGAAGGCGGCGACATGACCGAGGCCGAATTCGGCGTGTGGGCGGCGCAGCAACTGGAAGAGAAGATCCTGCAGGTCGGCGTAGACAAGGTCGCCGCCTTCATCGCCGAGCCGATCCAGGGCGCCGGCGGCGTGATCATCCCGCCACAGACCTACTGGCCGAAGGTCAAGGAAATCCTCGCCAAGTACGACATCCTGTTCGTGGCCGACGAAGTGATTTGCGGCTTCGGCCGTACCGGCGAGTGGTTCGGTACCGACTACTACGACCTCAAACCCGACCTGATGACCATCGCCAAGGGCCTCACCTCCGGCTACATCCCCATGGGCGGCGTGATCGTGCGTGACACCGTGGCCCAGGTGATCAGCGAGGGCGGTGACTTCAACCACGGCTTCACCTACTCCGGCCACCCGGTGGCGGCGGCGGTGGGCCTGGAAAACCTGCGTATCCTGCGCGACGAGAAGGTCATCGAGCAGGTTCGCGAAAAGACCGCGCCCTACCTGCAACAGCGCCTGCGCGAGCTGGCCGACCACCCCCTGGTGGGCCAGGTGCGCGGCCTGGGCATGCTCGGCGCAATCGAGCTGGTCAAGGACAAGGCCACCCGCACCCGCTACGAGGGCAAGGGCGTCGGCATGATTTGCCGCCAGCATTGCTTCGACAATGGCCTGATCATGCGCGCCGTGGGTGACACCATGATCATCGCGCCGCCGCTGGTCATCAGCCTCGAAGAGATCGACGAGCTGGTGGAAAAGGCCCGCAAGTGCCTGGACCTGACCTACCAGGCCATCCGCTAA
- a CDS encoding XRE family transcriptional regulator: MMVHEEIEELATLLRDLRKFKGLTLGELAQRIGRSVGFLSQVERGVSRPTVADLTAISEALGVSTAYFYNLDKPRDLDWVTRPHERRTLHLAGGITDVLVSPTITGGFSMLDSHLEPGASSGEEFLNDSSEQGCFVLEGELTVWLDEGEPVTLRANDSFQLQSHASFRYANLTDKPTRVLWVFN; encoded by the coding sequence ATCATGGTTCACGAAGAAATTGAAGAACTGGCAACACTGCTTCGCGACCTGCGCAAGTTCAAAGGCCTGACCCTGGGCGAACTGGCCCAGCGCATCGGCCGTTCGGTGGGTTTTCTCTCCCAGGTCGAACGGGGTGTGTCGCGCCCCACCGTGGCGGACCTGACGGCCATCAGCGAAGCACTCGGTGTCTCGACCGCCTACTTCTACAACCTCGACAAGCCCCGCGACCTCGACTGGGTCACGCGCCCGCATGAGCGGCGCACGCTGCATCTGGCCGGGGGCATCACCGACGTACTGGTATCACCCACCATCACCGGCGGGTTTTCCATGCTGGACAGCCACCTCGAGCCGGGTGCCAGCAGCGGTGAGGAATTTCTCAACGACAGCTCGGAGCAGGGCTGCTTCGTGCTCGAAGGTGAGCTGACCGTGTGGCTGGACGAAGGCGAACCGGTGACCCTGCGTGCCAATGACAGCTTTCAGCTGCAATCTCATGCCAGTTTTCGTTATGCCAACCTCACGGACAAACCCACTCGCGTGCTGTGGGTGTTCAACTAA
- a CDS encoding STAS domain-containing protein, with translation MAALQNSTLEAIVGNQAQLVGDWLAALEANGATRNIREQDLRQETREFLQLVVEGLREESGSEVGAEGWEQTRRFLEKLSASRAQVGQESHQTAYFIFALKGPLFTLLQAHYREQPALLAEQLWEISQLLDAFGLHTIRTYQKNREAVIKRQQEELLELSTPVVKLWEGVLALPLIGTLDSQRSQTVMESLLQRIVDTGSEIAIIDITGVPTVDTLVAQHLLKTVTAIRLMGADCIISGVRPQIAQTIVHLGLDLGTLTTKSNLADALKLALARLGTTAGEKG, from the coding sequence ATGGCAGCACTGCAGAACAGTACGTTGGAAGCGATTGTCGGCAACCAGGCCCAGTTGGTGGGAGACTGGCTTGCGGCGCTGGAGGCTAACGGCGCGACCCGTAATATCCGCGAGCAGGACCTGCGCCAGGAGACCCGCGAATTCCTTCAGCTGGTGGTCGAAGGGCTGCGCGAGGAAAGTGGCAGCGAAGTTGGCGCCGAAGGCTGGGAGCAAACCCGCCGCTTCCTGGAAAAACTGTCCGCCAGCCGTGCCCAGGTCGGCCAGGAATCGCACCAGACCGCCTATTTCATCTTTGCCCTCAAGGGCCCACTGTTCACCCTGCTGCAGGCCCATTACCGCGAGCAGCCTGCGCTTCTGGCCGAGCAACTCTGGGAGATTTCGCAGTTGCTGGATGCCTTCGGCCTGCACACCATCCGCACCTATCAGAAGAACCGCGAGGCAGTCATCAAGCGTCAGCAGGAAGAACTGCTGGAGCTGTCCACCCCGGTGGTCAAACTCTGGGAAGGGGTACTGGCCCTGCCGCTGATCGGCACGCTCGATTCGCAACGCAGCCAGACGGTGATGGAATCGCTGCTGCAGCGCATCGTCGACACCGGCTCCGAGATCGCCATCATCGATATCACCGGGGTGCCTACGGTCGACACCCTGGTGGCCCAGCACCTGCTCAAGACGGTGACCGCCATCCGCCTGATGGGCGCCGATTGCATCATCAGCGGCGTGCGCCCACAGATCGCCCAGACCATCGTGCACCTGGGCCTGGACCTGGGCACGCTGACCACCAAGTCCAACCTGGCCGACGCCCTGAAGCTGGCGCTTGCCCGCCTGGGCACCACGGCTGGCGAGAAGGGGTAA
- a CDS encoding STAS domain-containing protein, with the protein MERIPILQMGEFLLVTIQVDMHDQLALQLQDDLTDRIDHTSARGVLIDISALDMVDSFIGRMIASISGLSRIMDAETVLVGMQPAVAITLVELGLTLPGVSTALNVDRGMHLLRQRVGRQ; encoded by the coding sequence ATGGAGCGCATTCCCATTCTGCAAATGGGTGAGTTCCTGTTGGTGACCATCCAGGTCGACATGCACGACCAGCTGGCGCTGCAACTGCAGGACGACCTCACCGACCGCATCGACCACACCTCGGCCCGTGGCGTGCTGATCGACATTTCCGCACTGGACATGGTCGATTCGTTCATCGGCCGGATGATCGCCAGCATCTCCGGCCTGTCGCGCATCATGGACGCCGAAACGGTGCTGGTCGGCATGCAGCCGGCAGTGGCGATCACCCTGGTGGAGCTCGGCCTGACTCTGCCGGGGGTGAGCACCGCGCTCAATGTCGACCGCGGCATGCACCTGCTGCGCCAGCGAGTGGGCCGCCAATGA
- a CDS encoding anti-sigma regulatory factor: MTIRQSGSQPVRIEQDVVLARQLARKVASDCGMRLVDLTKLVTAVSELARNTVVYGGGGDMDWEVIEEAGRVGLRLVFRDEGPGIADVRLALTDGWTSGGGLGLGLTGARRLVDEFELDTAPGQGTRVTITRWT, from the coding sequence ATGACCATTCGCCAAAGCGGCAGCCAACCGGTGCGCATTGAGCAGGACGTGGTACTGGCCCGCCAACTGGCGCGCAAGGTCGCCAGCGACTGCGGCATGCGCCTGGTCGACCTGACCAAGCTGGTCACGGCCGTCAGTGAACTGGCCCGCAACACCGTCGTGTATGGCGGGGGCGGGGACATGGACTGGGAAGTCATCGAAGAAGCCGGGCGGGTCGGTCTACGCCTGGTGTTTCGCGATGAAGGCCCGGGCATCGCCGACGTCAGGCTGGCCCTCACCGATGGCTGGACCTCGGGCGGCGGCCTGGGCCTGGGGCTGACCGGCGCGCGCCGGCTGGTCGACGAGTTCGAGCTGGACACCGCTCCCGGGCAAGGTACCCGGGTAACGATCACCCGATGGACGTGA
- a CDS encoding ATP-binding protein codes for MDVNLAASLTQVLRLDDASQVGHARRVVQKLAEQHGFAPTDAGRAAIVATELSSNVLKHAEQGELHVRVLAHGEQCGIELVAVDRAKGFDLPSCLVDGYSTGGTQGIGLGAVSRLAQVFDVHADAGGAVVLARLYPQEHPARDLRIGVSHHSLHDDPACGDTWHVALGEQRLSALVIDGLGHGEEAERAAKAGAHAFAQDPFRAPEQLLGELHHAMAGTRGGAVAIAQYQGVSDKLDFIGIGNIGATLVGGERPRGLASHPGIVGGQYRKGQVFDYAHVKGNLLIMFSDGLQSRWNLQIYPGLAHRHPAVIAAVLHRDFCRGRDDVTVLVIDLETVHG; via the coding sequence ATGGACGTGAACCTGGCCGCGAGCCTGACCCAGGTGTTGCGCCTCGACGATGCCAGCCAGGTCGGGCATGCCCGGCGAGTGGTGCAGAAGCTGGCCGAACAGCACGGCTTCGCCCCCACCGACGCCGGCCGCGCCGCCATCGTCGCCACTGAGCTGTCCAGCAATGTGCTCAAGCACGCCGAACAGGGCGAACTGCATGTGCGGGTGCTCGCCCATGGCGAGCAGTGCGGCATCGAACTGGTGGCGGTGGACCGTGCCAAAGGCTTCGACCTGCCCAGTTGCCTGGTCGACGGTTATTCCACCGGCGGCACCCAAGGCATCGGCCTGGGCGCGGTTAGCCGCCTGGCGCAGGTGTTCGACGTGCATGCCGACGCTGGCGGCGCCGTGGTGCTGGCACGCCTCTACCCGCAAGAGCATCCGGCCCGGGACCTGCGCATCGGCGTGAGCCACCATTCCCTGCATGACGACCCGGCCTGCGGGGATACCTGGCACGTGGCCCTTGGCGAGCAACGCCTGAGCGCATTGGTGATCGACGGTCTGGGGCATGGCGAGGAGGCCGAGCGCGCCGCCAAGGCCGGCGCCCACGCATTTGCCCAAGATCCGTTCCGCGCACCGGAGCAATTGCTGGGCGAACTGCACCACGCCATGGCCGGCACCCGCGGCGGCGCCGTCGCGATTGCCCAATACCAGGGCGTGAGCGACAAACTGGACTTCATCGGCATCGGCAATATCGGCGCCACTCTGGTCGGCGGCGAGCGGCCGCGGGGCTTGGCCTCGCACCCGGGCATCGTCGGCGGGCAATACCGCAAGGGCCAAGTGTTCGACTACGCTCACGTGAAGGGAAATCTGTTGATCATGTTCAGCGACGGCCTGCAGTCCCGTTGGAACCTACAAATCTACCCTGGCCTGGCGCACCGCCACCCGGCGGTGATCGCTGCCGTGTTGCATCGCGACTTCTGCCGAGGGCGGGACGACGTGACGGTGCTGGTCATCGACCTGGAGACCGTGCATGGCTGA
- a CDS encoding sensor histidine kinase, which produces MADSIPTNNPEQAALVARLQAENQALRGELEETNQGVLALYAELDIQAEQLRQASDLKSRFLSYMSHEFRTPLGSILSITSLLADEVDGPLSKEQQLQVAFISTATRELSDMVDDLLDLAKIEAGRITISPAWFDMLDLFAALRGMFRPIVDTGSVDLIFEEPEGLPRMYTDDKKLAQILRNFISNALKFTTRGEVRVSAQLHGSEQIRFAVSDTGIGIAPELLGGLFEDFAQLDSPLQKRLRGTGLGLSLCKRFAELLGGEVGVDSAPGVGSSFFVVLPLALAQEGADEH; this is translated from the coding sequence ATGGCTGACTCGATACCCACCAACAACCCCGAGCAGGCCGCGCTCGTGGCCCGCTTGCAGGCCGAAAACCAGGCCCTGCGCGGCGAGTTGGAGGAAACCAACCAAGGGGTGCTGGCGCTCTATGCCGAACTGGATATCCAGGCCGAGCAGCTGCGCCAGGCGTCGGACCTGAAAAGCCGCTTTCTCTCCTACATGAGCCACGAGTTTCGCACCCCGCTGGGCTCGATCCTGAGCATCACCAGCCTGCTCGCCGACGAGGTGGATGGGCCGCTGAGCAAGGAGCAGCAACTGCAGGTGGCCTTCATCAGCACGGCCACGCGCGAGTTGAGCGACATGGTCGACGACCTGCTGGACCTTGCCAAGATCGAGGCCGGGCGCATCACCATCTCGCCGGCCTGGTTCGACATGCTCGACCTGTTCGCCGCCTTGCGCGGGATGTTCCGCCCGATCGTCGACACCGGCTCGGTGGACCTCATCTTCGAAGAGCCCGAGGGGCTGCCGCGCATGTACACCGATGACAAGAAGCTGGCGCAGATCCTGCGCAACTTCATATCCAATGCGCTGAAATTCACCACCCGCGGCGAAGTGCGGGTATCGGCGCAGTTGCACGGCAGCGAGCAAATCCGCTTTGCCGTCAGCGACACCGGCATCGGCATCGCCCCGGAGCTACTGGGCGGGCTGTTCGAAGACTTCGCCCAGCTCGACTCGCCCCTGCAGAAACGCCTGCGCGGGACTGGCCTTGGCTTGTCGCTGTGCAAGCGTTTCGCCGAGCTGCTGGGCGGCGAGGTAGGCGTGGACAGTGCGCCGGGCGTCGGTTCGTCGTTCTTCGTCGTTCTGCCGCTGGCGCTGGCCCAGGAGGGCGCCGATGAACACTGA